A stretch of the Rhizomicrobium sp. genome encodes the following:
- a CDS encoding ABC transporter ATP-binding protein, producing MLSIRDLVHVYPRGVRALNSVSLEIPAGMFGLLGPNGAGKSTLMRCIATLQTPTSGEIRFGDIDVIREPEKLRRVLGYLPQDFGVYPRVSALDMLDHMAVLKGVTGARERRETVEALLNQVNLWSVRKKPVAGFSGGMRQRFGIAQALIGRPSLLIVDEPTAGLDPEERNRFLNLLSEVGEQIVVILSTHIVDDVSDLCPRMAIIADGRIVGAGAPEDLTRALKGRVWKKTIDKDALDAARARYAVISTRLVGGRTVVHIVSDSDPGDGFAAVEAGLEDVYFSTLINARKAA from the coding sequence ATGCTGTCCATCCGCGACCTGGTCCACGTCTATCCAAGAGGCGTGCGCGCCCTCAATTCCGTCAGCCTCGAGATCCCGGCCGGGATGTTCGGTTTGCTCGGGCCCAACGGCGCGGGCAAGTCGACGCTGATGCGCTGCATCGCGACGCTGCAGACGCCCACCAGCGGCGAGATCCGGTTCGGCGACATCGACGTGATCCGCGAGCCGGAGAAGCTGCGCCGCGTCCTCGGCTACCTGCCGCAGGATTTCGGGGTCTATCCCCGCGTCTCGGCGCTCGACATGCTCGATCACATGGCCGTGCTCAAAGGCGTCACCGGCGCCCGCGAGCGGCGCGAGACCGTGGAGGCGCTGCTCAACCAGGTCAATCTCTGGTCGGTGCGCAAGAAGCCGGTCGCGGGCTTCTCGGGCGGCATGCGCCAGCGTTTCGGCATCGCCCAGGCGCTGATCGGCCGGCCTTCGCTGCTGATCGTGGACGAGCCGACCGCCGGTCTCGATCCGGAGGAGCGCAACCGCTTCCTCAATCTCCTGTCGGAGGTCGGCGAGCAGATCGTCGTGATCCTGTCGACCCATATCGTCGACGACGTCTCCGATCTGTGTCCGCGCATGGCGATCATCGCCGACGGCCGGATCGTCGGCGCCGGCGCGCCAGAGGACCTGACCCGCGCGCTCAAGGGGCGCGTCTGGAAGAAGACGATCGACAAGGACGCGCTCGACGCCGCGCGGGCGCGATATGCCGTGATCTCGACCCGGCTGGTGGGCGGCCGGACCGTCGTGCACATCGTGTCCGACAGCGATCCGGGCGACGGCTTCGCCGCGGTCGAGGCCGGTCTCGAAGACGTCTATTTCTCGACGCTGATCAACGCCCGCAAGGCGGCGTAA
- a CDS encoding alkaline phosphatase family protein yields the protein MPRPLNVLFITADQWRGECLSALDHPVVRTPHLDALARDGVLFARHFANAVPCGPSRTSLHTGMYLQNHRSGINGTPLEARHTNWAKQAAAIGYDPVLFGYTDTSMDPRELAQDDPWLRTYEGPLPGIRPLVMMGETPYPWTDWLKAQGYPVPEPISGAYGLRGDGPDYEDGAAVPKPLLYPPEMDEPNFLADRCMDYIRGAKGPFVAHLSILRPHPPFVAPAPYNALYDPAAMPGFSRLATPDDEAAQHPWLAHQLTRRQFRAGADEKKLCRMKAVYYGLMSEVDAALGRVFAFLKESGRWDDTLIIFTSDHGEQMGDHWLLGKCGYFDASYRIPLIVRDPRRSADAGRGGVVTRFTENVDVMPTLLDAIGAEIPLQCDGLSLRPFIEGQGAPPNWRTEAHWEFDFRDPTDDSAERALSLTLHQCTLNVIRDERFKYVHFTKLPPLLFDLEKDPGEFVDRARDPDYLATVLEYAQKLLSWRMNHDEQVLTHVALTHAGPVARPSARY from the coding sequence ATGCCCAGGCCTTTGAATGTGCTGTTCATCACGGCCGACCAATGGCGGGGCGAATGCCTGTCGGCCCTGGACCATCCGGTCGTGCGGACGCCGCATCTCGATGCGCTGGCGCGGGACGGGGTGCTGTTCGCGCGCCACTTCGCCAATGCGGTGCCTTGCGGCCCCTCCCGCACCTCACTGCACACCGGCATGTATCTGCAGAACCACCGCTCGGGCATCAACGGCACCCCGCTCGAGGCGCGGCATACCAACTGGGCCAAACAGGCCGCGGCGATCGGCTATGACCCCGTCCTGTTCGGCTATACCGACACCAGCATGGACCCGCGCGAATTGGCGCAGGACGATCCCTGGCTGCGCACTTATGAAGGCCCGCTGCCCGGCATCCGCCCGCTCGTGATGATGGGCGAGACGCCGTATCCCTGGACCGACTGGCTCAAGGCCCAGGGCTATCCGGTGCCCGAACCGATCTCAGGCGCCTACGGCCTGCGCGGCGACGGGCCGGACTATGAGGACGGCGCGGCGGTGCCCAAACCCCTGCTTTATCCGCCGGAAATGGACGAGCCCAACTTCCTCGCCGACCGCTGCATGGACTATATCCGCGGCGCCAAGGGCCCGTTCGTCGCGCATCTCTCGATCTTGCGGCCGCATCCGCCCTTCGTCGCGCCGGCGCCTTACAACGCGCTGTACGATCCGGCGGCCATGCCCGGCTTCTCCCGCCTCGCAACGCCGGACGACGAAGCGGCGCAGCATCCCTGGCTCGCGCATCAGCTGACGCGCCGCCAGTTCCGCGCCGGTGCCGACGAGAAGAAGCTGTGCCGGATGAAGGCGGTCTATTACGGCTTGATGAGCGAAGTGGATGCCGCGCTCGGCCGCGTCTTCGCCTTTCTGAAGGAAAGCGGCCGCTGGGACGATACGCTCATCATCTTCACCTCCGACCATGGCGAGCAGATGGGCGATCACTGGCTGCTTGGAAAATGCGGCTACTTCGACGCGTCCTACCGGATCCCGCTGATCGTGCGCGATCCGCGCCGGTCGGCCGATGCGGGGCGCGGCGGCGTCGTGACGCGCTTCACCGAGAACGTCGACGTCATGCCGACCCTGCTGGATGCGATCGGCGCGGAGATTCCGCTGCAATGCGACGGGCTTTCGCTGCGGCCCTTCATCGAGGGCCAGGGCGCGCCGCCGAACTGGCGGACGGAGGCGCATTGGGAGTTCGATTTCCGCGATCCCACCGACGACAGCGCCGAGCGCGCGCTATCCCTCACGCTGCACCAGTGCACGCTCAACGTGATCCGGGACGAACGCTTCAAATATGTGCATTTCACCAAGCTGCCGCCGCTGCTGTTCGACCTGGAGAAGGATCCCGGCGAGTTCGTCGATCGCGCCCGCGATCCGGACTATTTGGCGACCGTGCTCGAATATGCGCAGAAGCTGCTCTCCTGGCGCATGAACCATGACGAGCAGGTTTTGACGCATGTCGCGCTGACCCATGCCGGGCCGGTGGCGCGGCCGTCGGCCCGCTATTGA
- a CDS encoding TonB-dependent receptor translates to MSIKTSSMKLATALLVTTAFTAPALAQIETVVVTTERKAEDIQTVPVAVTALSGADLKSKQVNSFRDLQFHVPSVTYTKSNFGGAQFQIRGITTQFGLGAAIAQNENDIYLEAPSLVTGQYFDVDRVEVARGPQSTAYGRAATGGAVNIITSKPNLDEFQARASFDYGTYNTMKPELMVNVPLIDGELGVRFAALGVFHDGYEKNDYSGPALIQGGPADKSVNGQGTASGRASVRWEPSSDTTVDFVAELGYENDNRVRGDKQECHRDPSGVLGCLPDQLGTDPLNVLSTLGATLGSKQGITALLNLSAGVTNFQQAQALGNSLGLFQLAGNGGPGDPAGPAGRVFLGTAVFPNPFSSPTALPPPYPANTYAMNPALVDGIGSGAHGQVSSDLLHANTAFNPKYKANNETYMLNWAQTIAPWLKSTLDVGYASTYQFTQQNYNDSTPENISSLIGPAVAGFGVLFGNGNGAPGLVNGTNATGIYNPYFAPAGTLPISNTYYNGKFGSYAGSIDQAHGVLANTPYFMAYDEDQGSSREWTGELRVQTSFDGPLNFSAGAFWMSYDGRNQYWVASDGLDWESIALGAFTGGNFGNAALMAANPTFDSETRRGAVQSRSVFLEGTYDITDTLKLIAGARYNDDRTSTLTTPIQNQPLYIGGPNSSVGGGLLLTNGFYPVGTPSCGPSQVQTEPATLPCVGYPGVFRLPTDVTGQANSVTDKWTGRVTLNWMPHLSWTDQSLVYLTLSRGELAGGINKTNTAATPAAPLVYQPATVDAAELGTKNTLLDGSLQANLDVWYYNYENYQVGIISNRQALELNIPAHLYGLEGELVWQPQDDLSFNLTLSLTQSQAGTAYLIDQRNPTAGQANSILVKDITNGSLCVIVPTMAQTIGHTPGDSSAAPANTPGAHVNNFYLPNGGNAAIDAPYGVPLVNYGVCNAALQPLLAAAGYSYSTAVNSKTGAATGIIDGNGIATNVKGNRLPQIPNGQVGIGGQYTFHINEYTLVPRVDYYWQSSMEARVNNDPGSDYIGAWDTMNAQIQLNAPDSAWYAKVFATNVFDKHNPTGEYLTDPTSALFTNVFTEDPRVVGVSVGASW, encoded by the coding sequence GCAGATCGAAACCGTGGTCGTGACCACCGAGCGCAAGGCTGAAGACATCCAGACCGTGCCGGTCGCCGTCACCGCGCTGAGCGGCGCCGACCTCAAATCCAAGCAGGTCAACAGCTTCCGCGATCTGCAATTCCACGTGCCGAGCGTGACCTATACGAAGTCGAACTTCGGCGGCGCGCAGTTCCAGATCCGCGGCATCACCACCCAGTTCGGTCTCGGCGCCGCCATCGCGCAGAACGAGAACGACATCTACCTCGAAGCCCCGTCGCTCGTGACCGGCCAGTATTTCGACGTCGATCGCGTCGAAGTCGCGCGCGGCCCGCAGTCCACGGCTTACGGCCGCGCGGCGACCGGCGGCGCGGTGAACATCATCACCTCCAAGCCGAACCTCGACGAGTTCCAGGCCCGCGCCTCCTTCGACTACGGCACCTACAACACGATGAAGCCGGAGCTGATGGTCAACGTCCCGCTCATCGACGGCGAGCTCGGCGTCCGCTTCGCCGCGCTCGGCGTCTTCCATGACGGTTATGAGAAGAACGACTACAGCGGCCCGGCGCTGATCCAGGGCGGCCCGGCCGACAAGAGCGTCAACGGCCAGGGCACGGCTTCGGGCCGCGCCTCGGTCCGCTGGGAGCCCAGCTCCGACACGACGGTCGATTTCGTCGCCGAGCTCGGCTACGAGAACGACAACCGCGTCCGCGGCGACAAGCAGGAATGCCATCGCGATCCCTCGGGCGTGCTGGGCTGCTTGCCCGATCAGCTCGGCACCGATCCGCTCAACGTGCTCTCGACCCTCGGCGCGACGCTCGGCTCCAAGCAGGGCATCACGGCGCTGCTGAACCTCTCCGCGGGCGTCACGAATTTCCAGCAAGCCCAGGCGCTCGGCAATTCGCTGGGCCTGTTCCAGCTCGCCGGCAATGGCGGTCCGGGCGATCCGGCCGGCCCGGCCGGCCGCGTCTTCCTCGGCACCGCCGTGTTCCCGAACCCCTTCTCGTCGCCGACCGCGCTGCCGCCGCCCTATCCGGCGAACACTTACGCGATGAACCCGGCGCTGGTGGATGGCATCGGCTCGGGCGCCCACGGCCAGGTGTCCTCCGACCTGCTGCATGCCAACACGGCCTTCAACCCGAAATACAAGGCCAACAACGAAACCTATATGCTGAACTGGGCGCAGACGATCGCGCCCTGGCTGAAGTCGACCCTCGATGTCGGCTATGCGAGCACCTATCAGTTCACCCAGCAGAACTACAACGACTCGACACCCGAGAACATCAGCAGCCTGATCGGGCCCGCGGTCGCCGGCTTCGGCGTCCTGTTCGGCAATGGCAACGGCGCGCCGGGCCTCGTCAACGGCACGAACGCCACCGGCATCTACAATCCCTACTTCGCGCCCGCCGGCACGCTGCCGATCTCGAACACCTATTACAACGGCAAGTTCGGGTCCTATGCGGGCAGCATCGACCAAGCGCATGGCGTGCTCGCCAACACGCCCTATTTCATGGCCTATGACGAGGACCAGGGCTCGTCGCGCGAATGGACCGGCGAGCTTCGCGTGCAGACCAGCTTCGACGGCCCGCTGAACTTCTCGGCCGGCGCGTTCTGGATGTCCTATGACGGCCGCAACCAGTACTGGGTCGCGTCCGACGGCCTCGACTGGGAGTCGATCGCGCTCGGCGCCTTCACCGGCGGCAATTTCGGCAACGCCGCGCTGATGGCGGCGAACCCGACCTTCGACAGCGAGACCCGCCGCGGCGCGGTGCAGTCGCGGTCGGTCTTCCTGGAAGGCACCTATGACATCACCGACACGCTCAAGCTGATCGCCGGCGCGCGCTACAACGACGACCGCACGAGCACGCTGACCACGCCGATCCAGAACCAGCCCCTGTACATCGGCGGTCCGAACTCGTCCGTCGGCGGCGGCCTGCTGCTCACCAACGGCTTCTATCCGGTGGGAACGCCGAGCTGCGGCCCGAGCCAGGTCCAGACCGAGCCCGCGACCCTGCCTTGCGTCGGCTACCCGGGCGTGTTCCGGCTGCCCACCGACGTCACCGGCCAGGCGAACAGCGTGACCGACAAATGGACCGGCCGCGTCACGCTCAACTGGATGCCGCACCTGTCCTGGACCGACCAGTCCCTCGTCTACCTGACGCTGTCGCGCGGCGAGCTGGCCGGCGGCATCAACAAGACCAACACGGCGGCCACGCCGGCCGCGCCGCTGGTCTATCAGCCCGCCACGGTCGACGCGGCGGAGCTGGGCACCAAGAACACGCTGCTCGACGGCAGCCTGCAGGCCAACCTCGACGTCTGGTACTACAATTACGAGAACTACCAGGTCGGCATCATCTCGAACCGCCAGGCGCTCGAGCTCAACATCCCGGCCCATCTCTACGGCCTGGAAGGCGAGCTCGTGTGGCAGCCGCAGGACGATCTGTCGTTCAACCTGACGCTCAGCCTGACGCAGTCGCAAGCCGGCACGGCCTACCTCATCGACCAGCGCAACCCGACCGCCGGCCAGGCCAACTCCATCCTGGTCAAGGACATCACCAACGGCTCGCTCTGCGTGATCGTTCCGACCATGGCGCAGACGATCGGCCATACGCCGGGCGATTCCAGCGCGGCGCCCGCCAACACCCCCGGGGCGCATGTCAACAACTTCTACCTGCCCAATGGCGGCAACGCCGCCATCGACGCGCCCTACGGCGTTCCGCTGGTCAACTACGGCGTCTGCAACGCCGCGTTGCAGCCCCTGCTCGCCGCGGCCGGTTACTCCTACTCGACGGCGGTCAACAGCAAGACCGGCGCCGCGACGGGCATCATCGACGGCAACGGCATCGCGACCAATGTGAAGGGCAACCGCCTGCCGCAGATCCCGAACGGCCAGGTCGGCATCGGCGGGCAGTACACGTTCCACATCAACGAATACACCCTGGTCCCGCGCGTCGACTACTACTGGCAGTCGAGCATGGAAGCGCGCGTGAACAACGATCCCGGCTCCGACTATATCGGCGCCTGGGACACGATGAACGCGCAGATCCAGCTCAATGCGCCGGACAGCGCGTGGTACGCGAAGGTGTTCGCGACCAATGTCTTCGACAAGCACAACCCGACGGGCGAATACCTGACGGACCCGACCTCGGCCCTGTTCACCAACGTCTTCACGGAGGACCCGCGCGTCGTGGGCGTCTCGGTGGGCGCGAGCTGGTAG